In Exiguobacterium acetylicum, the genomic stretch TTTATTCGATACATCTTCTTCTACATTGACGAGGCTATTGTATTGTCCGATTGCTAAAAAGGCAATCACGGCAACAATAACGACTCCGATGATTAATGGGAGTTTTGATGTACTCCGACTTCTGCGTGCCATGTGGCATTCACTCCTTTAATTATGTCTCATCCCTATATACCCTTAAGCGACTGAATTAGTTTCAAAAAAATGAAAAACCGTCAGCTAAAATAGCTAACGGTTTGAACTTACATGTAGACGATGACAGCTAAGACAGCTGCTAAGACAAGACGGTAGATGGCGAACGGAACGAGTTTGATCTTGTTGATCAGCTTCAAGAAGAAGCGAATCGATAAGAGAGCAAACACGAACGATGCAACGAAACCGACAGCATAGAATGCGAAGTGGTTCGGTTGAATGTTCTCCCAGTTCTTAACGAGCGAAAGGAAACTAGCACCGAACATGATCGGTACAGCCATGATGAACGTAAAGTCAGCTGCCGTCCGGTGATTCATCCCGAGGAAGACCCCTCCGGAAATCGTTGAACCAGAACGAGAGAAGCCAGGCCAAAGGGAAATACATTGGAACAGACCGACGAGTGCTGCTTGGCGATATGTAATCTGATCAAGCGATGTCGTTTTGGGTTCCTTTGGTCCGAATTTATCGGCTGCAATCATCAAGAGGGCACCGACAGCAAGACCGATGATGACCGTTTCAATCGAGAAGAGGTTCTCATCGATGAAATCTTCGAATAACAATCCGAGAACAGCTGCTGGTAGAAGACCGATCAAGACGTGACGTAGCTTTAACTTGTGTGTGCCTGATGCGTCATGTTCGCCTTCAATCTTATACAAACCGATCAAGCTGAAGAGGCGTTTCCAAAAGACGACGACGACCGCAAGAATCGATCCGAGCTGAATGACGATTTTAAAGGTGTTCGCCGAATATTTACCGAGAAAATCCGTCGTTTGCAACCACATGTCATCGACGATGATCATGTGACCTGTGGAAGAGACCGGTGCAAATTCCGTCATCCCTTCGACGAAACCGAGTAAGAGCGCTTTTAAAAGTTCAATGATTGTCATGATAATCTCCTTCTATATGATGTGCTAGTTAAAAACATATCATGTTTTATTCTTGTGAGATAGAACTAATTGGAATATCGGGCGCAGGTCTGAGAGACGATCGTATGTGTAAGAAGCGTTGTACGATTTAAATTCGTTTGGATAAGATAATAGATGGATTTAGGTATCATCGGATAGATCAGGAAATTCGATCATTTCCATTCATACTAAAACGGCATGAAGGAAAGGGAAATCTTTCTGTTAGGACACAAGGTCAGAAAAACTTCAAATCGATTGGTTTCACTGGAATATGTCTGGATCTACAAACAGAAAAACGAGCAGGAGACAGTATCGTCCACTACTCGTTTTGAAACGGGATCATCCTAAAGCGACGTCAAGAATCATCATGACCGTAAACCCGACCATCAGACCAAGCGTTGCTAAATCGGATCCGTTTTCTGCTTGTGATTCCGGAATCAATTCTTCGACGACGACGAAAATCATCGCTCCGGCAGCAAACGATAACGCATACGGTAGAAGCGGTTGAACGAAGAAGACCGCGGCTGCTCCGACCATCGCGGCAATCGGTTCGACGATTGCTGACAATTGACCGTAATGGAAGGCGCGCCGACGCGACATTCCTTCACCGCGTAGTGGAATCGATAGGGCAGCTCCCTCCGGCATGTTTTGTATCCCAATACCGAGTGCGAGCGTCAAGGCACCGGCGACGGTCGCCCCGTCCATGTTTAAGGCAGCGGCGCCAAAAGCGACACCAATCGCAAGACCTTCGGGAATATTGTGCAACGTGATCGCAAGAAATAGTAACGTCGTTTTCTTGAGTCCTGTCGAAGGACCTTCCGCTGTCTCGAGTGGTGCAGATAAGTGCAAATGCGGCGTAACGAAGTCGAGGAGACGGACGAAAAATCCACCAGCGAGAAAACCGATGGCGGCAGGAATCCAGGCGATTCCTCCATCCTGCTCCGTGAACTCGATCGCAGGAGCAAGCAGCGACCAAAACGACGCGGCAATCATGACGCCGGCAGCAAAACCGAGCATCATGTTCATGACGCGTTTTTCAATCGTCGTAAAGACGAAGACGAGTGCCGCACCAAGTGCGGTTAACCCCCACGTCATCATTCCGGCAAGTAATGCTTGCACGACGACGGGGAGGGAAGTAAACCAATCCAACATGACTATTCCTTCTTTCCGGGCACGATTTAAAGCATCCATCTGTATGAGAGCTTACCCGTTTTCGATCCGGACGATTCGTGTGAAGGGAATTTCAATGACTTCACGTCCGCGCAGAAAGAGAACGGAACGTTCGGGTTCTAGTCGTTCGACGAAACCGACGACCGTCACGTAGCTACTTTCCTTATAATACGTGATTTCAAGTTCGTTTCCTTCTATTAAAGCTTCTTGAAGCAGAAAGTGCCATGATTCTTGCAGCTGTTCATCAATTTCAGGCAAGTCGAGCTGATGCATCTGAACATAGTATTCCCGCAGCAATTGCAAATGTTCCGGCATGAGAAAAGGAATCCATTTTAAATTTCCCCGATCACGATACGCTGTCATGACGATCACCTCCCGGATGACCGCCGACAAAACGAAGGCGACGTTTGGCGACACTCGTATCAAGAAACGAGACAGCGAGGCGAATCGTTCCTTTTCCGTAGCGAAGGTTGACGACATCCATTGCTTTTAATAACCGTCGCCGTTTCCAGAGCCGCGCATTATCCTCGAACAAAGACAACTGTAAGGTGCCTTGATCAGCAGTCAAATGCCCCACTGCGACGGATAAAAAACGAACAGGTTCCCCGTCGAGCCAATTCGGTTCGAATAATTGTAAGACGTGACGCAAAATGATGCGTTCATCGGATGTCGGATAAGGCAACCGTACTTGACGGGAGAAACCACTTCGGACGACGTTTCGAGAATAACGGACACCGATGTGAACGGTCCAGCCGACTTGATTCGAAAAGCGACAACGTGCGGCAACATCCTGTACCAGTTCATTGAGCACATTCCGGATGCGTTCGAACTGATAATAGTCCTGCATTAAGGTCACACCGTGTCCAATCGTCCGTTGAGGGGCTTTCTCGAACAGATGACGTGGGGGAAGCAGTGTCGGTGACGCGTCGAGTCCCCAAGCGTGATGCCACAGTTCGGCACCGATGACACCGAAGCGTTCGTGTAACTCTTCAACGGGGCGCATGGCAAGATCACCGATCGTTTCAATCCCCATCATCTGCAGATGTTGTTCCATGCGATGTCCAACTCCCCACATCTTTCGAATCGGAAAATCATGAAGACGTCGTGCGACATCAGCATATCCACATCGCGCGATGCCTTCTTTTTTCCCGATTAAATCAAGCGTCAGTTTCGCGATGACGTTATTTGGACCAATCCCGATGCGGACGTGGATGCCGGTCTGTTTCAGGATTGCTTCTTTAATTTTGAGGGCAGCTTGCAGGTCGGAACCAAATAGGCGATCGGTTCCGGTCATGTCAATGAAACTTTCGTCAATCGAATAGACGCGGATGGCTTCAGGTGGGGCGAATTGGTGCAGGACATCCAGGACACGAATCGACGTCTTCATATAAGCGAGCATACGTGGTTCGACAAGTCGAATCGTACGACGAACAGCGTATGGCAATTGCTCGATTTCATATAATCGACCGGCTGTCTTGATTCCAAGTGCTTTTAAGGCAGGGGTGGCAGCGAGAATGACGGACCCGCTTCGTTTTAAATCGGAGACGACCGCCAGGCGTGTCGTCAAGGGGGGGAGATTGCGATACTGGCATTCACAGCTGGCGTAGAAGGACACACTGTCGACGCAAAAAATACGTTTATCTTGTGGTAAAACGACGGAAGGAAACATCTGAATCACTCCTTTACATAAAAGAACGTATGTTCTTATTTTGATTTTCCTTGACTATAGCATGGTCTCAAAGTGTCTCAAAATAAAAACTGTTGAAAAAGGGGAATTCGAACGATTTCTCCTCATATAAAAGGAGTTTGGTACACTAAGGGAGAGAAAAAAGGGGGAACCTTCATTGAAAGAGACCGTTATCCGTTTACCAGAATTACCGAAGACACTTCAGTCAGAGACGTTCGATCAAGTCGAAATCGATGACCCGTATCTGAAAGGAGCGCGTTATGAGAAAGAGTCGATGCCGAGTGAACTGACAGAACGCATCGATGCCTATCAAGTGTGTTTTCAAAATGTCTCGTTCGCGAATCTTACCTTTGACCGTGGTTCGTTCGAAGATATTCGTTTTGAGCAATGCGACTTAACCGGATGTCACTTCCAAGAAACTCGTTTTCACCGTGTGTCCTTCGCCGGATGCCGGATGACGGGTGTTCAGTTCGAAGATTGTACGCTGGACCATTTAACGATTCAGGAAGGGCTCGCGGATTACGTACAGTTCATTCGCAGTACGGTCCGTCATCAACATTGGAGCGAAACGACGATGAAAGAAGCACAGTTCTTCGAAGTGAAACCGACCCATTGGAAACTCGAAGCGGTCCGGCTTACAGATAGCCAATGGATTGAAACACCGTTAAAAGGTCTCGACCTCCGGCAGACGGAACTCTCTGGTATTACGATCGATCCGCGATTTTTACCAGGCGCTGTCATTACGGAAGAGCAAGCAGTCGCCTTTGCTCGCTTGTTAGGTCTTGTCATTCCATAACCAAAAGAAGTCCTACTTTCGATTGTTACTCGAAAAGCAGGACTTCTTTTTAATGAAGGTTACTGTTCTTAAAATGACATCGTTTCGCCGTCCTCCGGAATCAGGAAATGGGCAGAAAGGTGGAAGGCGGCTAAAAAGTCAGCAATCATATCACGTCGCAAGAGACAGTGGTTGACGGACTCGAGGTGCGAGACGATGATCGTCGCTTCCGCCGCCGCTTCGTGTACGGCAAGGAGATCACGCTGTGACATCGTGATCGGCTCTCCGGTCAAGAACTGGGCGGCGCCACTGTTGATGACGATGATATCGGGTGTATGTTGTTCGATTGCATGCGCGACCTCGTCGCACCAGATCGTATCACCTGCGATATAAAGTGTCGGTTCGTCCGGATGGGTGAGGACGAGCCCAGACACACGTCCCATCCGTTCGCCGATTTCACCGACACCATGCTGTCCACCTGTTCGATGGATTTGGATATCCCCGATCGTCACACCGGAATCGAAGGAAGAGACGTTCGTGAAGCCGGCTTCTCGGATGTGCTGCGCGTCTTCTTCTTGCTGCGCATAGAGTGGCAAATGCTTGGGTAGAAGTTGTTTAGCAGCATCATCGAAATGATCGGCATGCAGATGCGTGACAAAGACAGCGTCAGGATCGAGCAGTGTATTGACATCGACCGGTAAGTCGACGAGTGGATTGGCGACGGCATTCGGTGTTTGACCGAAGGGAGGCAAGCTGCCTTTTTCGCCGAGGAACGGATCAATCAGTAAGACTTGATTGGCATACGTGACTACGAGTGTTGCATTGCGAATTTGTTGAATATCCATTAGGTTCATCCTCTCTCAATGACTCGGATTAACTATTCCCCGTCTGGCATTCAATGAATCCTATCGCAAGCGTTTCTCCATCGCCATGACGTCGACATATTCACCGTTCAACTGTCCTTGCTCCTTAAACGTTCCGACGATCCTGAATCCAGAGCGGATATAGAGTTTTTGTCCGATTTTATTGAATGGGAAGGTGAAGAGGATGAGTTTATGCATCTGATGATCACGGGCGTGTTGTTCAGCCGTTTCAAGCAAACGTGTGCCAATCCCTTGTCCACGATGAGTCCGGGTGATATAAACCGAAATCTCACCGACGGATGCGTAGACAGGACGCGGATTATACGGATCGAGGGAAATGAAGCCGAGGACACCTGTGTCATCTTCAGCGACATATCCGGCATATCGATCGGTGCGTTCTGCATACCACTGGGTCATGAAGGATAAGTCCTTTTGGTCGGTCTCAAGCGTTGCGATTCGATCTTCGATGCCTTCGTTATAGATGGCGAGAATCGCTGGTAAGTCGTGTTCCGTTACGGGACGAATATGCATGACGCTCACTTCCTCATCGCTTTTCCTTCATTATATCGGTTATGTGTCAATGTAGTGATATGTTTGTGCGATAAGAAAAGCGCTGATTTCCTTCTTATAAAGGAAATCAGCGCTTATATCGTTCTTAAGAGACCGTTGACGTCTCGTTTTCATAAATCGGAACCCAGCCGTCTGTCGTGACGAAGATTCGAACAGCAACGACTTTACGATCGTCTTGAAGCGTAAAGTAGTGGCGTGTGTTAACAGGAACGGAAATCAAATCACCAGGATTGAGTTCGATGTTATAGTAGCCGACTTCTTCGTCTTTGATCGCGAAGACGCCGTGACCGCTGACGATGAAACGTACTTCATCATCCGTATGGTGATGTTCTTTCTGGAAGTTGACGAGCAACTCATCCAGGTTCGGTGTCGTATCTGAAAGTGAGATGATATCAGCTGTCTGATACCCACGACGTTCTGATACGTCTTTGATTTCGGGAGCGAACGTATCGAGAATCGTTTGTTTGTCTGCATCCGTCAGTGTGAAGTTCTCAACGAGAGGCGCTGGAAGTTTCGAAACGTCCCATTGTTCGTAAAGAACGCCGCGTGACGCAAGGAAGTCAGCGACTTCCGTTTGATCCGTATACCGTGTGTTTGTTTCTTGGAATAAGACTGTTGCCATGAGATGATTCCTCCTTTTAATGAATGGATTGACGGCATGATTGCAACGTCAACGTGTAATTGAATAAAAACTCGAAGGCTTCGAGGTGTTTCTTTGCTTCAAAGGCGGTCGGTGCCCAGACCGTGATTCCGTGATTGCGAATCAGGACGGCACCACTGTCCGCTGTGACATGAGGTGCAAAAGCAGCGGCAAGCGTCGGGATGTCCGCATGATTCGGAATGATTGGCACCGTGACCGTCGCATCCTCTTCCCAGTGTCCGAGTGCCTTGATGATTTCTTGACCGGAAAAGGTGATACTGCCTTGATCGCCATAGAGTTCCGAAATCACATTGTTCGCAATCGTATGGACATGCAGGGAACAACCGGCGTCCGTTCGATTGAACACTTCGACATGGAGTAATGTCTCAGCGGAAGGACGCCCGGATTGCTCACCGATCAATTGACCGGTCGCATCGACATGAACGAAGTCGTCAGGAGTCGTCTGCCGTTTATCTTTTCCGCTTGCCGTCACAAGGAATTCAACCGGGACACCGGATGTCCGGATGGCGAGATTGCCACTCGTACCAGGGAACCAATCGCGCGCCGCAAGCTCTTGTTTGATGGCTCGTAATTCTTCATAGCGTCGCATGAATGTCATGTTGTCACCTCCGCTCGTGTTAAATCATGAACGATATCGTGGAACGTCTCAAACGGTGTATAGGCGATATCGTTCTCTTCACACAACGTGATCAGATAATCACGGGCATAGACACGATCCGCTTGTTTTGCGAGTTCGAAGTCCGTCACCGAGTCGCCGATGACGATGATGACGTCACCACCTTTACGTAGTGTCCGGGCAACGGACGTTTTACAACAGCCGCACCCGTTCGTACAATGGGCATCGCAGGCGTTTGGCCAATCGATATGGACGAATGGACCACTGAAATCAGCGACGTTACAGTAAATCTGTTCTTGGTCGAGGAAGGGCGCTAAGATCGGTTCGACGAAAAAGTCCATTCCACCGCTGACGATCGAAAAATCGATGCCTTGACGACGACTGTACTGCAGTAACTCCGAAAATCCGTCGCGAATGACCGCACGCTCCAACAAAAAGTCAAGATAGGCTGTTTTTCCGTCAGACGGCAGAAGTGAGAACATTTGCCCGACGCCACTCTGGATCGATAACGTCCGGTCGAGTACGCCGTGTTTCAACGGTTCGAAGTCACTCGCTGGCGCAAATGCCTGCATGAGTGCGATGATGTTATCCTGTGTCGTCACCGTCCCGTCGAAGTCACAAAGAATCCGTACGGTCATGACTTGATCCCCCAAGCGTCGAGGGCAATTCGTAATTCTTCATGACGCGATGCTGCCGTCGATAGGGATTCATTTGCGAGTGCCGCATCGAGTGCCTGACGGAAAGCAATGACGCCAGCCGCAGCACCTTGCGGATGACCATGTACGCCGCCACCGGCGTTGATGACGGAATCGATCCCGAAGTCCCGTACGAGTTGAGCGACGAGTCCAGGATGAATACCGGCTGAAGGAACCGGGAAGATCGATTTCGTCTGCCCGAGACGGGTCGCTTCGACCGCGATGCCACGAGCGACATCCTTTGGCAAAGCGACATTGCCGTAAGGAGACGGGAATAGCGTCAAGTCTGCTCCAGCAGCGCGCGGTAATGTGCCGAGTAAGACAGGAGCTGCGACTCCGTGATTCGGGCTAGCGATCAACGCACCGCTATATGCCGGATGATTGAAGATCGGAACGTTGATTTCCGGATCACTTGCCAGTTCGCGTAAGACGTCGAGTCCGTATGTGAAGGTATTCAGCAAGAAAGCAGTCGCTCCAGCATCAATCAATCGCTTGGCTTGATCCTTGAGCGTAAAGACGGGACCGCTGAGTGTGATCGCATATAACGCACGTTTACCGGTCCGTTGGAAGTGAGCATCGATGACCTCACGTCCGATCCGTGCCCGGTCAATCGTCGGTGTCAATGGATTGTCGTATAGGATCTCATCGTCTTTGACGAGATCGATC encodes the following:
- a CDS encoding undecaprenyl-diphosphate phosphatase encodes the protein MTIIELLKALLLGFVEGMTEFAPVSSTGHMIIVDDMWLQTTDFLGKYSANTFKIVIQLGSILAVVVVFWKRLFSLIGLYKIEGEHDASGTHKLKLRHVLIGLLPAAVLGLLFEDFIDENLFSIETVIIGLAVGALLMIAADKFGPKEPKTTSLDQITYRQAALVGLFQCISLWPGFSRSGSTISGGVFLGMNHRTAADFTFIMAVPIMFGASFLSLVKNWENIQPNHFAFYAVGFVASFVFALLSIRFFLKLINKIKLVPFAIYRLVLAAVLAVIVYM
- a CDS encoding ZIP family metal transporter — its product is MLDWFTSLPVVVQALLAGMMTWGLTALGAALVFVFTTIEKRVMNMMLGFAAGVMIAASFWSLLAPAIEFTEQDGGIAWIPAAIGFLAGGFFVRLLDFVTPHLHLSAPLETAEGPSTGLKKTTLLFLAITLHNIPEGLAIGVAFGAAALNMDGATVAGALTLALGIGIQNMPEGAALSIPLRGEGMSRRRAFHYGQLSAIVEPIAAMVGAAAVFFVQPLLPYALSFAAGAMIFVVVEELIPESQAENGSDLATLGLMVGFTVMMILDVALG
- a CDS encoding YolD-like family protein — protein: MTAYRDRGNLKWIPFLMPEHLQLLREYYVQMHQLDLPEIDEQLQESWHFLLQEALIEGNELEITYYKESSYVTVVGFVERLEPERSVLFLRGREVIEIPFTRIVRIENG
- a CDS encoding Y-family DNA polymerase, which gives rise to MFPSVVLPQDKRIFCVDSVSFYASCECQYRNLPPLTTRLAVVSDLKRSGSVILAATPALKALGIKTAGRLYEIEQLPYAVRRTIRLVEPRMLAYMKTSIRVLDVLHQFAPPEAIRVYSIDESFIDMTGTDRLFGSDLQAALKIKEAILKQTGIHVRIGIGPNNVIAKLTLDLIGKKEGIARCGYADVARRLHDFPIRKMWGVGHRMEQHLQMMGIETIGDLAMRPVEELHERFGVIGAELWHHAWGLDASPTLLPPRHLFEKAPQRTIGHGVTLMQDYYQFERIRNVLNELVQDVAARCRFSNQVGWTVHIGVRYSRNVVRSGFSRQVRLPYPTSDERIILRHVLQLFEPNWLDGEPVRFLSVAVGHLTADQGTLQLSLFEDNARLWKRRRLLKAMDVVNLRYGKGTIRLAVSFLDTSVAKRRLRFVGGHPGGDRHDSVS
- a CDS encoding pentapeptide repeat-containing protein, coding for MKETVIRLPELPKTLQSETFDQVEIDDPYLKGARYEKESMPSELTERIDAYQVCFQNVSFANLTFDRGSFEDIRFEQCDLTGCHFQETRFHRVSFAGCRMTGVQFEDCTLDHLTIQEGLADYVQFIRSTVRHQHWSETTMKEAQFFEVKPTHWKLEAVRLTDSQWIETPLKGLDLRQTELSGITIDPRFLPGAVITEEQAVAFARLLGLVIP
- a CDS encoding MBL fold metallo-hydrolase, which encodes MDIQQIRNATLVVTYANQVLLIDPFLGEKGSLPPFGQTPNAVANPLVDLPVDVNTLLDPDAVFVTHLHADHFDDAAKQLLPKHLPLYAQQEEDAQHIREAGFTNVSSFDSGVTIGDIQIHRTGGQHGVGEIGERMGRVSGLVLTHPDEPTLYIAGDTIWCDEVAHAIEQHTPDIIVINSGAAQFLTGEPITMSQRDLLAVHEAAAEATIIVSHLESVNHCLLRRDMIADFLAAFHLSAHFLIPEDGETMSF
- a CDS encoding arsinothricin resistance N-acetyltransferase ArsN1 family A, encoding MHIRPVTEHDLPAILAIYNEGIEDRIATLETDQKDLSFMTQWYAERTDRYAGYVAEDDTGVLGFISLDPYNPRPVYASVGEISVYITRTHRGQGIGTRLLETAEQHARDHQMHKLILFTFPFNKIGQKLYIRSGFRIVGTFKEQGQLNGEYVDVMAMEKRLR
- a CDS encoding 1,2-dihydroxy-3-keto-5-methylthiopentene dioxygenase; translated protein: MATVLFQETNTRYTDQTEVADFLASRGVLYEQWDVSKLPAPLVENFTLTDADKQTILDTFAPEIKDVSERRGYQTADIISLSDTTPNLDELLVNFQKEHHHTDDEVRFIVSGHGVFAIKDEEVGYYNIELNPGDLISVPVNTRHYFTLQDDRKVVAVRIFVTTDGWVPIYENETSTVS
- a CDS encoding methylthioribulose 1-phosphate dehydratase, giving the protein MTFMRRYEELRAIKQELAARDWFPGTSGNLAIRTSGVPVEFLVTASGKDKRQTTPDDFVHVDATGQLIGEQSGRPSAETLLHVEVFNRTDAGCSLHVHTIANNVISELYGDQGSITFSGQEIIKALGHWEEDATVTVPIIPNHADIPTLAAAFAPHVTADSGAVLIRNHGITVWAPTAFEAKKHLEAFEFLFNYTLTLQSCRQSIH
- a CDS encoding 2-hydroxy-3-keto-5-methylthiopentenyl-1-phosphate phosphatase, whose translation is MTVRILCDFDGTVTTQDNIIALMQAFAPASDFEPLKHGVLDRTLSIQSGVGQMFSLLPSDGKTAYLDFLLERAVIRDGFSELLQYSRRQGIDFSIVSGGMDFFVEPILAPFLDQEQIYCNVADFSGPFVHIDWPNACDAHCTNGCGCCKTSVARTLRKGGDVIIVIGDSVTDFELAKQADRVYARDYLITLCEENDIAYTPFETFHDIVHDLTRAEVTT
- a CDS encoding 2,3-diketo-5-methylthiopentyl-1-phosphate enolase — encoded protein: MAYITATYQLTARDRLEQRAEQLALGLTVGSWTELNHLEQQQLASFKGEVVHTEERDGKGYITIRYPEHNVSRDFSAILTTVFGKLSLDGEIKLTELLLPDTFTSDFPGAKFGIEGVRSLIGVEDRPLLMSIFKGVIGRDLSFLRDQLEGQLAGGIDLVKDDEILYDNPLTPTIDRARIGREVIDAHFQRTGKRALYAITLSGPVFTLKDQAKRLIDAGATAFLLNTFTYGLDVLRELASDPEINVPIFNHPAYSGALIASPNHGVAAPVLLGTLPRAAGADLTLFPSPYGNVALPKDVARGIAVEATRLGQTKSIFPVPSAGIHPGLVAQLVRDFGIDSVINAGGGVHGHPQGAAAGVIAFRQALDAALANESLSTAASRHEELRIALDAWGIKS